From Vitis vinifera cultivar Pinot Noir 40024 chromosome 3, ASM3070453v1, the proteins below share one genomic window:
- the LOC100242852 gene encoding pathogenesis-related leaf protein 6, with protein sequence MGLCKISLPLLVGLMGLALAHVCCAQNSPQDYVNAHNAARAQVGVGSMTWNDTVAAYAQNYANKRISDCNLVHSGGPYGENLAKGSGSLTGTDAVNLWVGEKPNYDYNSNSCVGGECLHYTQVVWSNSVRLGCARVQCNNGWWFVTCNYDPPGNYVGQRPY encoded by the coding sequence ATGGGGTTGTGTAAGATTTCATTGCCACTTCTTGTTGGTCTCATGGGATTAGCCCTAGCTCACGTCTGTTGTGCCCAGAACTCTCCACAGGACTACGTCAATGCTCACAATGCAGCACGGGCACAAGTTGGCGTTGGGTCTATGACATGGAACGACACTGTAGCTGCCTACGCCCAGAACTATGCTAACAAGAGGATTAGCGACTGCAATCTAGTGCACTCAGGTGGGCCTTATGGTGAGAACCTGGCCAAGGGCAGTGGTTCATTGACAGGCACCGATGCGGTGAACTTGTGGGTGGGGGAGAAGCCTAATTATGACTACAACTCCAACTCATGCGTTGGTGGGGAGTGCCTGCACTATACTCAGGTTGTTTGGAGCAACTCAGTTCGCCTTGGGTGCGCCAGGGTTCAGTGCAACAATGGGTGGTGGTTCGTCACATGCAACTACGATCCACCGGGCAACTATGTGGGACAACGGCCTTATTAA
- the LOC100247990 gene encoding basic form of pathogenesis-related protein 1 yields the protein MGLCKISLPLLVGLMGLALAHTCYAQNSPQDYVNAHNTARAQVGVGSMTWDDTVATYAQNYANQRIGDCNLVHSGGPYGENLAWGSPSLTGTDAVNMWVAEKPYYDYNSNSCVGGECRHYTQVVWSNSVRLGCARVQCNSGGWFVTCNYDPPGNYQGQHPY from the coding sequence ATGGGGTTGTGTAAGATTTCATTGCCACTCCTTGTTGGTCTCATGGGGTTAGCTCTAGCTCACACCTGCTATGCCCAGAACTCTCCACAGGACTACGTCAATGCTCACAATACAGCGCGGGCACAAGTTGGTGTTGGGTCTATGACATGGGACGACACTGTGGCTACCTACGCCCAGAACTATGCTAACCAGAGGATTGGCGACTGCAATCTAGTGCATTCAGGTGGGCCTTACGGTGAGAACCTTGCCTGGGGCAGCCCTTCATTGACAGGCACCGATGCAGTGAACATGTGGGTGGCCGAGAAGCCTTATTATGACTACAACTCCAACTCATGCGTGGGTGGGGAATGCCGACACTATACTCAGGTTGTTTGGAGCAACTCAGTGCGTCTTGGGTGCGCTAGGGTTCAATGCAACAGTGGAGGGTGGTTCGTCACATGCAACTACGATCCACCGGGCAACTATCAGGGACAACATCCTTATTAA
- the LOC100258405 gene encoding basic form of pathogenesis-related protein 1, with protein MGKTSLALLCLLGLALAHLSHAQNTPQDYLTAHNAARAEVGVQPMTWDKKLANYASQYVSEKLIGDCNLEHSGGPYGENLAAGGATDFDGADAVKMWVSEKPYYNYDSNSCVGGECGHYTQVV; from the coding sequence ATGGGCAAGACATCACTGGCCCTTCTATGCCTCCTTGGCTTAGCCCTAGCGCATCTCTCCCATGCCCAAAACACCCCACAAGACTACCTTACCGCCCACAACGCCGCGCGGGCAGAGGTTGGAGTCCAGCCCATGACATGGGACAAAAAGTTAGCTAACTACGCATCGCAATATGTTAGTGAGAAGCTGATTGGTGACTGCAATCTTGAACACTCAGGAGGGCCTTATGGTGAGAACCTGGCTGCAGGGGGTGCTACTGACTTTGATGGCGCTGATGCAGTGAAGATGTGGGTGTCTGAGAAGCCTTATTATAACTACGACTCTAACTCATGCGTTGGAGGAGAGTGTGGACACTACACTCAGGTTGTGTAG
- the LOC100253281 gene encoding pathogenesis-related leaf protein 6: MGLCKISSSLVVGFMGLVLAHISYAQNSPQDFLDAHNVARAEVGVGPMSWDNTVAAYAQNYTNQRIGDCNLVHSGGPYGENLAWGSPSLTGIDAVNLWVGEKTNYDYNSNSCVGGECRHYTQVIWRNSLRLGCARAQCNSGGWFVTCNYDPPGNYVGQRPFTENSNSSHSCIVAIY, encoded by the coding sequence ATGGGGTTGTGTAAGATCTCATCTTCACTAGTTGTTGGTTTCATGGGGTTAGTCCTTGCTCACATCTCCTATGCCCAAAACTCTCCACAAGACTTCCTCGATGCTCACAATGTCGCGCGTGCAGAAGTTGGTGTTGGGCCTATGTCATGGGACAACACTGTGGCTGCCTACGCCCAAAATTATACTAACCAGAGGATTGGCGATTGCAATCTAGTGCATTCAGGTGGGCCTTACGGTGAGAACCTTGCCTGGGGCTCCCCTTCATTGACAGGCATCGATGCAGTGAACTTGTGGGTGGGGGAGAAGACTAATTATGACTACAACTCCAACTCCTGCGTTGGTGGGGAATGCAGGCACTATACTCAAGTTATTTGGCGCAACTCATTGCGTCTTGGGTGCGCTAGGGCTCAGTGCAACAGTGGCGGGTGGTTTGTCACTTGCAACTATGATCCTCCAGGCAACTACGTTGGACAACGTCCTTTTACGGAGAACTCTAACAGCAGTCATAGTTGTATAGTTGCTATTTACTGA